Proteins co-encoded in one Malus sylvestris chromosome 9, drMalSylv7.2, whole genome shotgun sequence genomic window:
- the LOC126583789 gene encoding ras-related protein Rab11D has protein sequence MAGYKGDDEYDYLFKLVLIGDSGVGKSNLLSRFTRNEFNLESKSTIGVEFATKTLTVDAKLIKAQIWDTAGQERYRAITSAYYRGAIGALLVYDVTRHATFENVARWLKELRDHTDPNIVVMLIGNKSDLRHLVAVSTEDGKSFAERESLYFMETSALEATNVDSAFTEVLTQIYRVVSKRAVEAGNNGSASAVPSKGQTINVKDDGSVFKRIGCCSS, from the exons ATGGCGGGATACAAAGGTGACGACGAGTATGATTACTTGTTCAAGCTGGTATTGATTGGGGATTCTGGGGTGGGAAAATCGAACCTGCTTTCTAGGTTCACCAGGAACGAGTTTAATTTGGAGTCCAAGTCTACTATCGGGGTCGAATTTGCCACTAAAACTTTGACTGTTGATGCAAAGCTCATCAAAGCTCAGATTTGGGACACTGCTGGCCAAGAAAG GTACCGTGCCATTACAAGCGCATACTACCGAGGGGCTATTGGTGCTTTGTTAGTGTATGATGTCACTCGGCATGCCACATTTGAGAATGTAGCAAGGTGGTTGAAGGAACTGAGGGACCATACGGACCCCAACATTGTAGTGATGCTCATTGGCAACAAATCAGATCTTCGCCATCTGGTGGCTGTCTCAACAGAGGATGGTAAATCTTTTGCCGAAAGAGAGTCCCTCTACTTCATGGAAACTTCTGCGTTGGAAGCAACCAACGTAGACAGTGCATTTACCGAAGTCTTGACTCAAATATACCGGGTGGTAAGCAAGAGGGCAGTCGAGGCAGGCAACAATGGAAGCGCTTCTGCTGTTCCATCTAAAGGACAGACCATAAATGTCAAAGATGATGGTTCTGTTTTCAAGAGAATTGGATGCTGCTCAAGCTAG